A single region of the Elusimicrobiota bacterium genome encodes:
- a CDS encoding PIG-L family deacetylase — protein sequence MITIKMKKVHIAVIGAHIGDAEITAGHLVCKYVQAGHKATIISLTAGEKGNPKLSPETYKKQKVRETAASAKLWGCAVRVLNYKDGETEITKDAKLAVTDIIREIKPDIVLTHWKGSFHKDHRNTYYIVEEAVFYAALPGIKTKFPPWSVKQLYYTDNWEDPVGYTPNVFINIDEKAYNLWVKGCRKHALFRGEVASFDYLEYYKALTVVRGAKLRYKRAVAVMVPEFSNFRRYDFFPADETMEIF from the coding sequence GTGATTACAATAAAAATGAAAAAAGTGCATATCGCAGTTATTGGCGCTCATATCGGTGATGCGGAAATTACCGCCGGGCATTTAGTGTGTAAGTATGTTCAGGCAGGGCATAAAGCGACAATAATTAGCCTTACCGCCGGGGAAAAGGGGAATCCTAAACTCTCTCCGGAAACGTATAAGAAACAAAAAGTTAGGGAAACTGCTGCGTCTGCAAAACTATGGGGTTGCGCAGTACGTGTATTAAACTATAAAGACGGTGAAACTGAGATCACAAAAGACGCTAAACTTGCTGTTACAGATATTATCCGCGAGATTAAGCCGGATATCGTGCTTACCCACTGGAAAGGGTCGTTTCATAAGGATCATAGGAATACGTATTATATAGTTGAAGAAGCTGTGTTCTACGCAGCATTACCCGGGATCAAAACTAAGTTTCCGCCATGGAGCGTGAAGCAATTATACTATACCGATAACTGGGAGGATCCTGTCGGGTACACCCCGAACGTGTTTATTAATATCGACGAAAAGGCGTATAATTTATGGGTTAAAGGATGCAGAAAACACGCATTGTTCAGGGGGGAAGTAGCATCGTTTGATTATCTGGAATACTATAAAGCATTAACCGTTGTCCGCGGGGCGAAGCTACGGTATAAACGTGCGGTGGCGGTTATGGTTCCCGAATTTTCTAACTTCCGGAGATATGATTTTTTTCCTGCGGATGAAACTATGGAAATATTTTAA